One Glycine max cultivar Williams 82 chromosome 6, Glycine_max_v4.0, whole genome shotgun sequence DNA segment encodes these proteins:
- the LOC100781921 gene encoding histone-lysine N-methyltransferase ATXR3 isoform X2 — MGDGGVACIPLQQQQHVIERLPNAAAEKALSGNGFGSGLLKAAGKRKKKKVKVKKKVAPAAKKVVNSELAVEGVGSRGGNDVESGGVCGEMDEVEEGELGTLGCELENGEFVPPEKPVMLTRRSEIENGEIASERWKKGEVERGVFVSGKWRKEEDVEKGEIVPEKGRKGETEKWEYGSWRGGMKNDIEKGEFIQDRWHRGDMGRDDYGCARICRYPPGRDKGWKNERERTPPSGRYYIGDEYFRKKELNRSGSQHAKSAPRWDSGQERNIRISSKIVDEEKNEHSNSRTHMRDYSSGNRLKRHGNESEGCEWNYGDYAGLKSRRLSDDSPRHAYSEHYSRPSVERSYRNSSSKSSADKYSSRHHESLPTRSVYDKHGRSPGHSERSPHDRARYYDHKDRTPVRPSPYSRDRSPYSREKSPHGRERSPYNRNWDRSRHHDHKMRSPTHAERSPQDRGRHQDRRDLTPNLMEQSPHDRTKSNIHREVSSKTLSSGKHNSQHSCKDSEDKHIQQEANLSDVESHGERNVHNGNKSIEKDVCSEPEKEQQSSSPTVSCKDSPCLEPSPEELPSMEEDMDICDTPPHVPVVMDSSSGKWFYLDYNGVEHGPSKLSDIKVLVDDGVLMSDHFIKHIDSDRWLTVEKAVSPVAAPSFPPVVSDTITQLVNPPEAPGNLLADTGDILQSGPENYPGIPAPILQPMLCSKDSGIASELLEDLHIDERVGVLLEGYDVIPGREFEAIKESLQMDFEYAKWEGLEECEGFPGHDSLRMEHDSRIDSSREHESQVSIPSGKDNGFTVGVPGDWSSAQWSCKGGDWKRNDDAQDRFCNKKLVLNDGFSLCQMPKSGCEDPRWTRKDDLYYPSHSRRLDLPLWAFCTDERVDCSTVSKPVQTKLASVRGVKGNILSVVRINACVVKDQGSLVSEACHKTQGKDRYHSRSTRSFSSTSDSKRSSTEEDSQSKASNDQGSLGSCRSMEFINIPKDHNCTVHDLQLHLGDWYYLDGSGRERGPSSFSELQHLVDQGIVKNYSSVFRKCDKLWVPVTSSAETYDEDVNLRSYQESSTVSGECSGLPSKQIHGASFGEHDSKSNLFNSLFPQFVGYTRGKLHELVMRSYKSREFAAVINEVLDPWINARQPKKEIEKQIYWKSGDGHASKRARMLVDYSEEDSDFEDGSLTNGKDESTFEALCGDATFSGEGSGITDPKVGSWGLLDGRMLARVFHCLRSDLKSLAFASMTCKHWRATVRFYKKVSRHANLSSLGHSCTDSIMWNILNAYEKDKIESIVLIGCTNITAGMLEKILLSFPGLSTVDIRGCSQFGELTPKFTNVKWIKSQSSHITKIAAESHKIRSLKQTAEQTSSISKVSSFSIRDDFGELKDYFDSVDKRDSAKQLFRQNLYKRSKLYDARKSSSILSRDARTRRWSIKKSESGYKRMEQFLASSLREIMKANSCDFFMPKVAEIEAKMKNGYYSGHGLSYVKEDISRMCRDAIKTKNRGDAGNMNHVITLFIQLATWLEENSKYVNSRDALVKLWGNNPPSSLCSTSSKYKKNRLVSERKHRSNETHGGLDNGEYASDREIRRRLSKLNKKSFDSESETSDDFDRSSEDGKSDSDTTTTDIESDQDVHSESRIGDSRGDVYFTPDDGLDFITDEREWGARMTKASLVPPVTRKYDVIDQYIIVADEEDVRRKMRVSLPDGYAEKLSVQKNGIDESDMELPEVKDYKPRKQLENEVVEQEVYGIDPYTHNLLLDSMPKELDWSLQEKHLFVEDKLLRMLNKQVNHFTGTGNTPMSYPLQPAIEEIERYAEEQCDVRTVRMCQGILKAIASRPDDKYVAYRKGLGVVCNKEEGFGEDDFVVEFLGEVYPVWKWFEKQDGIRSLQKNSNDPAPEFYNIYLERPKGDAYGYDLVVVDAMHKANYASRICHSCRPNCEAKVTAVDGHYQIGIYSVREIQHGEEITFDYNSVTESKEEYEASVCLCGSQVCRGSYLNLTGEGAFEKVLKEWHGILDRHYLMLEACELNSVSEEDYNDLGRAGLGSCLLGGLPDWLVSYAARLVRFINFERTKLPEEILKHNLEEKRKYFSDICLEVERSDAEVQAEGVYNQRLQNLAVTLDKVRYVMRCIFGDPLKAPPPLEKLSPEAVVSFLWKGEDSFVEELLQCLAPHVEESTLNDLKTKIHARDPSSSGDIQKAVQKSLLWLRDEVRNLPCTYKCRHDAAADLIHIYAYTKYFFRIQDYQTITSPPVYISPLDLGPKYADKLGAGFQEYRKIYGENYCLGQLVFWHNQSNAEPDCTLARISRGCLSLPDISSFYAKAQKPSRHRVYGPRTVRSMLARMEKQPQKPWPKDRIWSFKNSPKFFGSPMLDAVINNSPLDREMVHWLKHRPAIFQAMWDQ, encoded by the exons ATGGGAGATGGAGGCGTGGCGTGTATACCtctgcagcagcagcagcatgtTATTGAGCGGTTGCCGAATGCGGCGGCGGAGAAGGCGCTTAGTGGGAACGGGTTCGGTTCTGGGCTGCTCAAGGCAGCtggcaagaggaagaagaagaaggtgaagGTGAAGAAGAAAGTGGCGCCCGCGGCAAAGAAGGTGGTAAACAGTGAATTGGCAGTGGAGGGAGTAGGCAGCCGGGGTGGGAATGATGTTGAGAGTGGGGGAGTGTGTGGGGAGATGGATGAAGTGGAAGAGGGTGAACTGGGGACCTTGGGGTGTGAGCTGGAGAATGGAGAGTTTGTGCCGCCGGAGAAGCCGGTGATGCTGACAcggagaagtgaaattgagaatggggAGATTGCCAGTGAGAGATGGAAGAAAGGGGAGGTGGAGAGGGGGGTGTTTGTTTCTGGAAAATGGAGAAAGGAGGAGGATGTGGAGAAAGGGGAGATAGTTCCTGAGAAGGGTAGGAAAGGAGAAACTGAGAAATGGGAATATGGGTCGTGGAGAGGTGGAATGAAGAATGATATTGAGAAGGGAGAATTCATTCAAGATAGGTGGCATAGGGGAGACATGGGGAGGGATGATTATGGCTGTGCTAGAATCTGCAGGTACCCGCCAGGTAGGGATAAAGGGTGGAAAAATGAACGGGAGCGTACACCACCTTCTGGGAGATATTATATAGGTGATGAGTATTTCAGGAAGAAGGAATTGAATAGAAGTGGAAGTCAGCATGCTAAAAGTGCTCCCAGGTGGGATAGTGGACAAGAGAGAAATATAAGGATCAGTTCGAAGATTGTGGATGAGGAGAAAAATGAACACAGTAATAGTAGGACCCATATGCGGGATTACTCTTCTGGAAATCGGTTGAAGAGGCATGGTAATGAGTCAGAAGGCTGTGAGTGGAACTATGGAGATTATGCCGGTTTAAAAAGTCGAAGGCTTTCTGATGATAGCCCACGTCATGCTTATTCTGAGCACTATTCTCGCCCCTCTGTGGAAAGATCTTATAGAAATAGTTCTTCCAAATCATCAGCAGACAAGTATTCTTCCAGGCACCACGAGTCTTTGCCTACCAGATCAGTTTATGACAAGCATGGACGCAGCCCTGGTCATTCTGAGCGATCCCCACATGACCGAGCCAGGTATTATGATCATAAAGATCGCACTCCAGTGCGTCCTTCACCCTACAGTCGTGACAGATCTCCATATAGCCGTGAGAAATCCCCACATGGTCGGGAGAGATCCCCATATAACAGGAATTGGGATAGAAGTCGTCACCATGATCATAAAATGAGAAGTCCTACTCATGCTGAGCGGTCCCCACAAGATCGAGGTCGACATCAAGATAGGAGGGACCTCACTCCAAATTTAATGGAGCAATCCCCACATGATCGAACTAAGTCAAACATTCATCGAGAAGTAAGTAGTAAAACCTTATCAAGTGGAAAACATAACTCACAACATAGTTGTAAGGATTCTGAAGATAAGCACATCCAACAGGAGGCAAATCTTTCTGATGTTGAATCTCATGGTGAAAGAAATGTGCATAATGGCAATAAGTCTATTGAGAAAGATGTCTGCAGTGAACCTGAAAAGGAACAACAGTCCTCTAGTCCGACTGTAAGCTGCAAAGACTCTCCTTGCTTGGAGCCATCTCCTGAGGAGCTACCTTCTATGGAAGAAGATATGGACATATGTgatactcctccacatgtcccTGTGGTGATGGATTCGTCATCTGGGAAATGGTTTTACCTTGATTATAACGGTGTAGAACATGGGCCTTCTAAGTTGTCTGACATCAAGGTCCTTGTGGATGATGGCGTACTTATGTCAGATCACTTTATTAAGCACATAGATAGTGACAGGTGGCTAACTGTTGAAAAAGCAGTATCCCCAGTGGCAGCTCCGAGTTTTCCACCAGTTGTGTCAGACACCATAACCCAGTTGGTAAACCCTCCAGAAGCCCCAGGTAATCTGTTGGCTGATACTGGAGATATTCTTCAATCTGGTCCTGAGAATTATCCGGGAATCCCGGCGCCTATTCTGCAGCCAATGTTATGCTCTAAAGACAGTGGGATTGCATCTGAATTGTTGGAGGACCTCCACATTGATGAAAGGGTTGGAGTTCTGTTAGAGGGTTATGATGTCATTCCAGGAAGGGAGTTTGAAGCAATAAAAG AATCTTTGCAAATGGATTTTGAATATGCAAAATGGGAGGGATTGGAGGAGTGTGAAG GTTTTCCTGGCCATGATAGCCTGAGGATGGAACATGATTCAAGAATTGATTCATCTAGAGAACATGAGTCTCAGGTAAGTATACCCTCTGGCAAGGATAATGGATTTACTGTTGGTGTTCCTGGTGACTGGTCTTCTGCTCAATGGTCATGCAAAGGTGGTGACTGGAAGAGGAATGATGATGCCCAAGATagattttgtaataaaaaacttGTCCTCAATGATGGGTTTTCACTATGTCAAATGCCTAAATCTGGATGTGAAGATCCTCGTTGGACTCGAAAAGATGACTTGTATTATCCTTCTCATAGCAGGAGGCTTGATCTTcctctttgggctttttgtacTGATGAGAGGGTTGATTGCAGTACTGTGAGCAAACCAGTTCAAACCAAGCTTGCTTCTGTTAGGGGAGTGAAAGGAAATATTCTTTCAGTGGTAAGGATAAATGCATGTGTAGTCAAGGACCAGGGATCATTGGTCTCTGAGGCATGCCACAAGACCCAAGGCAAGGATAGATATCATTCAAGGTCAACTCGGTCTTTCTCTTCAACCAGTGATAGCAAGAGATCATCAACTGAAGAAGATTCTCAGTCAAAAGCTTCTAATGATCAAGGTTCTCTAGGCTCTTGCAGGAGCATGGAATTCATTAATATTCCTAAAGACCATAATTGTACTGTCCATGACTTGCAATTACATTTAGGCGACTGGTATTATCTTGATGGTTCTGGGCGTGAAAGAGGGCCTTCATCATTTTCAGAGCTACAGCATTTAGTAGACCaaggaattgtaaaaaattatagcaGTGTGTTCAGGAAATGTGATAAACTCTGGGTTCCTGTTACGTCTTCTGCTGAAACATATGATGAAGATGTCAATCTAAGAAGTTATCAAGAAAGTAGTACAGTGTCTGGTGAATGTTCTGGACTACCATCAAAGCAAATTCATGGTGCTTCATTTGGTGAACACGACTCAAAGTCAAATTTGTTTAACAGCTTATTCCCTCAGTTTGTTGGTTATACTCGTGGGAAGCTACATGAATTAGTAATGAGATCATATAAGAGCCGGGAGTTTGCTGCTGTTATAAATGAGGTTTTAGATCCCTGGATCAATGCAAGACAGccaaagaaagaaattgagaaACAAATATATTGGAAATCTG GTGATGGACATGCTTCCAAAAGAGCTAGGATGCTGGTTGATTATAGTGAAGAAGATAGTGATTTTGAAGATGGCAGCCTGACAAATGGGAAAGATGAATCCACATTTGAGGCTTTATGTGGTGATGCTACATTCTCCGGGGAAGGAAGTGGCATTACTGATCCCAAGGTTGGAAGCTGGGGTTTATTAGATGGTCGTATGTTGGCACGAGTCTTCCACTGCTTAAGGTCTGATTTGAAATCACTTGCCTTTGCATCAATGACTTGCAAGCATTGGAGAGCTACTGTAAGGTTTTACAAAAAGGTCTCAAGGCATGCTAATTTGTCATCCTTGGGTCATTCTTGCACTGATTCCATAATGTGGAACATCTTG AATGCCTATGAAAAAGACAAGATTGAATCCATTGTTCTAATTGGTTGCACCAATATTACTGCTGGCATGCTAGAGAaaattcttctttcatttcctgGTTTATCTACAGTAGACATTAGAGGGTGCAGCCAGTTTGGAGAGCTGACTCCTAAATTTACCAATGTGAAATGGATCAAGAGCCAGAGTTCACACATAACCAAAATTGCAGCGGAATCACATAAAATCAGAAGCCTTAAACAAACTGCTGAGCAAACTTCATCTATTTCTAAGGTCAGCAGTTTTAGTATTAGGGATGATTTTGGTGAGCTGAAGGACTATTTTGACAGTGTGGATAAGAGAGACTCAGCGAAGCAATTATTCCGTCAAAACTTGTACAAGCGGTCAAAATTATATGATGCTCGGAAGTCCTCGTCTATTCTCTCTAGAGATGCTCGAACAAGACGATGGTCAATTAAGAAATCTGAAAGTGGTTACAAGAGGATGGAACAATTTCTTGCTTCAAGTTTGAGGGAAATTATGAAGGCAAACTCTTGCGACTTTTTTATGCCCAAG gTTGCAGAAATTGAGGCTAAAATGAAAAATGGTTATTACAGTGGGCATGGGTTGAGCTATGTCAAGGAGGACATCAGTAGAATGTGCCGGGATGCAATAAA AACAAAGAATCGGGGTGATGCTGGTAATATGAATCATGTTATCACATTATTTATTCAGCTTGCAACATGGTTGGAGGAGAATTCCAAGTATGTGAATAGCAGAGATGCACTAGTGAAGTTGTGGGGAAATAACCCACCATCATCTTTATGTTCTACTTCCTCTAAGTACAAGAAGAATAGATTGGTATCTGAGAGGAAGCATAGGAGTAATGAAACACATGGTGGTTTGGATAATGGAGAATATGCTTCTGATAGAGAAATCAGGAGGCGTTTATCAAAgttgaataaaaaatctttcGACTCGGAGAGTGAGACATCTGATGACTTTGATAGATCTTCTGAAGATGGCAAGAGTGATAGTGATACTACAACCACTGATATTGAAAGCGACCAAGATGTCCATTCAGAAAGTCGAATTGGGGACTCGAGGGGAGATGTGTATTTCACACCTGATGATGGGTTGGATTTCATTACTGATGAGCGTGAATGGGGGGCTCGCATGACGAAAGCAAGTTTGGTTCCTCCTGTTACTCGGAAGTATGATGTCATTGATCAATATATCATTGTAGCTGATGAAGAGGATGTGCGAAGGAAGATGCGGGTTTCATTACCAGATGGCTATGCAGAGAAGCTGAGTGTGCAAAAGAATGGCATTGATGAGTCTGACATGGAACTGCCTGAAGTCAAGGATTACAAACCTAGAAAACAGCTTGAAAATGAGGTtgttgagcaagaagtttatgGAATTGATCCCTATACCCACAATCTCTTACTAGATTCTATGCCGAAGGAGTTGGATTGGTCTCTACAAGAGAAGCATTTGTTTGTAGAAGACAAGCTCCTTCGGATGTTGAATAAGCAGGTTAATCATTTTACTGGAACTGGAAACACTCCAATGAGCTACCCTTTGCAGCCTGCTATTGAAGAAATTGAAAGGTATGCAGAGGAGCAGTGCGATGTGAGAACAGTAAGAATGTGTCAAGGTATCTTAAAAGCCATAGCAAGTCGTCCGGATGACAAATATGTAGCTTATAGAAAG GGGCTTGGTGTTGTTTGCAACAAGGAAGAAGGCTTTGGTGAAGATGATTTTGTTGTTGAGTTTTTAGGAGAG gTGTATCCTGTGTGGAAGTGGTTTGAGAAACAAGATGGGATTCGATCTCTGCAGAAGAATAGTAATGATCCTGCACCAGAGTTCTATAACATCTACCTTGAAAGGCCAAAG GGTGACGCTTATGGGTACGACTTAGTTGTCGTTGATGCCATGCATAAGGCTAACTATGCCAGTCGGATATGTCATTCATGCCGACCGAATTGTGAAGCAAA AGTTACTGCTGTTGATGGTCATTATCAAATTGGTATTTATAGTGTTCGTGAAATTCAACATGGCGAGGAGATCACTTTTGATTACAATTCTGTTACAGAG AGCAAGGAGGAATATGAAGCTTCAGTTTGTTTGTGTGGAAGCCAAGTTTGCCGTGGGAGCTATCTGAATCTGACCGGCGAAGGGGCTTTCGAAAAG GTACTGAAGGAGTGGCATGGAATTCTTGATCGTCATTATTTGATGCTAGAAGCTTGTGAATTAAACTCTGTTTCTGAAGAGGACTATAATGACCTGGGAAGAGCTGGTTTAGGCAGCTGTTTGCTTGGAGGCCTTCCAGATTGGCTAGTTTCCTATGCAGCTCGCCTT GTGAGATTTATCAATTTTGAACGAACAAAACTTCCTGAGGAAATTTTAAAGCATAATcttgaagagaaaagaaaatatttttcagatATCTGTCTTGAAGTTGAAAGGAGTGATGCAGAGGTTCAG GCTGAAGGTGTATACAATCAGAGGCTTCAAAATCTCGCTGTCACTCTTGATAAG GTAAGGTATGTTATGCGATGTATTTTTGGTGATCCACTGAAAGCTCCACCTCCTCTTGAGAAGCTCAGTCCTGAAGCAGTTGTTTCCTTCCTCTGGAAAGGAGAGGATTcatttgttgaagagcttcttCAGTGCCTGGCCCCTCATGTTGAAGAGTCTACCTTGAATGATCTCAAGACCAAAATTCATGCTCGTGATCCTTCAAGTTCTGGAGATATTCAAAAGGCGGTTCAAAAATCTCTTTTGTG GTTGAGGGATGAGGTTCGAAACCTTCCTTGTACATACAAATGTCGGCATGATGCTGCTGCTGACTTAATTCATATTTATGCTTATACCAAGTACTTCTTTAGAATACAG GATTATCAAACTATTACTTCGCCACCTGTCTATATTAGTCCACTTGACTTAGGTCCTAAGTATGCTGACAAATTGGGAGCAGGATTTCAGGAGTATCGAAAGATATATGGTGAAAATTATTGTTTAGGGCAACTGGTTTTTTGGCATAATCAGAGTAATGCGGAGCCAGATTGTACCCTGGCTAGAATAAGCCGGGGTTGTTTGTCATTACCAGACATCAGTTCCTTTTATGCCAAAGCTCAGAAGCCTTCACGACATCGTGTTTATGGTCCAAGGACTGTCAGATCTATGCTGGCAAGAATG GAGAAGCAGCCCCAGAAACCTTGGCCCAAAGACCGGATTTGGTCATTCAAAAATTCTCCGAAATTTTTTGGTAGCCCAATGTTAGACGCTGTAATTAATAACTCTCCACTTGACAGAGAGATGGTTCATTGGTTGAAGCACAGACCTGCAATATTCCAGGCCATGTGGGACCAGTGA